Genomic DNA from Paenibacillus donghaensis:
AAGTAAATGGCAGGCTTCTACCAGAGCGCTAAGCTCATCGTGAATCGTGAAGTTCTCCATGCCGTCCAGCAGGCTATCGTGCAGGTTCTGGTCCAGGTGGAATAACGATTGCACAGCGTAAGGCGATCCGATGTCTCCCTTCAGGTTCAACTTGCTATATTGGTTAACCGGAAGCATGTACAAAATATTGACGCCTATTTTTTTGAGCAGCGGCAGAAGAATACAGAACCGCAAAAAAGTACCGGATTCGATTGTTCCATCATGATTGTAATCCCAAGCTGTCGAGTAACGAACGAGCGAGGAATAGATTGCACTGTCGTCTAAATTTGTCCGTTCCTTGAGCAGATATCTCCAAGAAAGCTTGGACAAATACTGCAGATGCTCCGTCATAAAATCATAGGGGTGTACGTAAATTTCACCCTCTTTCTCTGCGAGAAAGCGATCATACTGACACTCGTTCCAAATTGCGGGTATCCAAATGGGCTCAACGTCTTTATCTTTGTATGCAGATAAGTAATCCTGAACTAATCCTAATTTGCTTTTTTGGCTCATCAGCAGGTCTCACCTCTTACTTTTTGTAGTTGTGCTTTACGGAATAAAAACTGTCTTTACAGTTTCACACTTTACCGCCTTCATAGAGCTTAATTCATAGCCGAGCAGTTCGTTAATCGCCGCTTCGTATTGCTCCAACTTTACTTTTCTGGTCACTAGATGCTTCAAATCAGGTGTCTCAGCGGCAAATCGCAAAGCCTCCTCAAACATATAGCGGTATTCTCCTGCCGCAATAATTTTGATCGCATGTTGTACGAATTTGGTAGGAGAAAACGTATACCGGTATTGGGCGTTAATTCCGAAAGGGACGATCCGACCTCCACGTTCAATCCATTTCTCTGCAATCTCGAGCTGAGTACCAACCGTGTCGATAATCAGATCAAACTTACGGCCCGAGCAGATTTCATTTACGTTAGTTTCGTTTAGTTCGGAAGGCGTCAGAGCGTAGTCTGAAGTCTTTTTTGCAAAGGCGAGCCGATATGGATTAATCTCCGTCGCAACTGTGAGTGCCGCTTTTGATTTGCTGACCATTTGTGACAAAATACCCATCGGACCCGACCCGAGAATAAGTACCTTATCCTCTGCCGAAACATTTGCCTCCTTAAAATTGTGCAGCACGCAGGCCAGCGGCTCGACCAAAACCCCCGCCTCCCAGCTCATAT
This window encodes:
- a CDS encoding zinc-dependent alcohol dehydrogenase; this encodes MEALVWTSNHKLELCECKEPQIAAPDEVKIRIEMTGVCGTDLAVVTGKEEGVPGIIRGHEAVGTVVEIGSNVDRLKVGDRVVIDPNKSCGDCYYCLRQQPHLCMGRDGNGMPIAGLNQNGTFTFFYSTVQTFAHRLPDHMSWEAGVLVEPLACVLHNFKEANVSAEDKVLILGSGPMGILSQMVSKSKAALTVATEINPYRLAFAKKTSDYALTPSELNETNVNEICSGRKFDLIIDTVGTQLEIAEKWIERGGRIVPFGINAQYRYTFSPTKFVQHAIKIIAAGEYRYMFEEALRFAAETPDLKHLVTRKVKLEQYEAAINELLGYELSSMKAVKCETVKTVFIP